From the genome of Bacillota bacterium, one region includes:
- the leuC gene encoding 3-isopropylmalate dehydratase large subunit: protein MPAETLFEKLWQSHVVHEEPGGQALLYVDLHLVHEVTSPQAFEGLRLAGRRVRRPDLTVATVDHNVPTEPGLLTPERIADPVSRRQVEALEANCREFGVPLFGLQSAERGIVHVLGPELGLTQPGKLIVCGDSHTATHGAFGALAFGIGTSEVEHVLATQTLWQRRPATMEVRFEGRLGPGVTAKDLILAFIGRYGPRVGQGYAIEFTGPVVERMGMEERMTLCNMAIEAGARVGLVAPDETTFAYLRGRRFAPRGEDWEAALAAWRRLRSDPGAAYDRRLVLDASQVAPQVTWGTHPGMTVAVTDRVPDPARIEEPVERAAAERALAYMGLEPGTPVESIRVDRVFIGSCTNARLEDLRAAAEVVRGRRVAPGVRAMVVPGSEGVRRQAEAEGLDRLFLEAGFEWRASGCSLCLGMNPDVLAPGERCASTSNRNFEGRQGRGGRTHLVSPAMAAAAAIAGHFVDVRRWLEPAAGERAAAPAGEVGA from the coding sequence GTGCCAGCAGAGACGCTCTTCGAGAAGCTCTGGCAGAGCCACGTGGTGCACGAGGAGCCGGGCGGCCAGGCGCTCCTCTACGTGGACCTCCACCTGGTCCACGAGGTCACCTCGCCCCAGGCCTTCGAGGGCCTCCGGCTGGCCGGGCGGCGGGTGCGGCGGCCGGACCTGACCGTGGCCACCGTCGACCACAACGTGCCCACCGAGCCCGGGCTCCTGACCCCCGAGCGGATCGCCGACCCGGTCTCGCGCCGCCAGGTGGAGGCGCTGGAGGCCAACTGCCGCGAGTTCGGGGTGCCGCTCTTCGGCCTCCAGAGCGCCGAGCGCGGCATCGTCCACGTGCTCGGGCCGGAGCTGGGCCTCACCCAGCCGGGCAAGCTGATCGTCTGCGGCGACAGCCACACCGCCACCCACGGCGCCTTCGGGGCGCTGGCCTTCGGCATCGGCACCAGCGAGGTGGAGCACGTGCTGGCCACGCAGACGCTCTGGCAGCGGCGTCCCGCCACCATGGAGGTCCGCTTCGAGGGCCGGCTGGGGCCCGGGGTGACGGCCAAGGACCTGATCCTCGCCTTCATCGGCCGCTACGGCCCGCGGGTGGGCCAGGGGTACGCCATCGAGTTCACCGGCCCCGTGGTGGAGCGGATGGGCATGGAGGAGCGGATGACGCTCTGCAACATGGCCATCGAGGCGGGAGCGCGGGTCGGCCTGGTGGCGCCCGACGAGACCACCTTCGCCTACCTGCGGGGCCGCCGCTTCGCCCCCCGGGGTGAGGACTGGGAGGCGGCGCTGGCCGCCTGGCGGCGGCTGCGCAGCGACCCCGGGGCCGCCTACGACCGGCGCCTGGTGCTGGACGCCTCCCAGGTGGCGCCGCAGGTGACCTGGGGGACGCACCCCGGCATGACGGTGGCGGTGACGGACCGGGTGCCGGATCCCGCCCGCATCGAGGAGCCGGTGGAGCGGGCGGCCGCCGAGCGGGCGCTGGCCTACATGGGGCTGGAGCCGGGCACGCCCGTCGAGTCCATCCGGGTCGACCGGGTTTTCATCGGCTCCTGCACCAACGCCCGCCTCGAGGACCTGCGCGCCGCGGCGGAGGTGGTCCGCGGGCGGCGCGTGGCGCCCGGGGTGCGCGCCATGGTGGTGCCGGGCTCGGAGGGCGTCCGCCGCCAGGCCGAGGCGGAGGGGCTGGACCGCCTCTTCCTGGAGGCGGGCTTCGAGTGGCGGGCCTCAGGCTGCTCGCTCTGCCTGGGCATGAACCCGGACGTCCTGGCTCCCGGAGAGCGCTGCGCCTCCACTTCCAACCGGAACTTCGAGGGGCGGCAGGGGCGCGGCGGCCGCACCCACCTGGTCAGCCCGGCCATGGCCGCCGCGGCCGCCATCGCCGGCCACTTCGTCGACGTGCGGCGCTGGCTGGAGCCGGCGGCGGGCGAGCGGGCGGCGGCGCCGGCGGGGGAGGTGGGCGCCTGA
- the leuD gene encoding 3-isopropylmalate dehydratase small subunit has protein sequence MERFVRHTGLVAPLDRPNVDTDAIIPKQFLKRIERTGYGPFLFHDWRYRPDGSPDPEFVLNRPGYREATILLARENFGCGSSREHAPWALQQYGFRAIVAPSFADIFEANCLQNGLLPVRLEPEAVEELFRRAAEPGYRLTVDLEREQVRDGAGFLAAFRIDPERRRRLLEGLDDIGVTLAHEAAIAAFEARRPAWSEIDWPAGEG, from the coding sequence ATGGAGCGCTTCGTCCGTCACACCGGCCTGGTGGCGCCGCTGGACCGGCCCAACGTGGACACCGACGCCATCATCCCCAAGCAGTTCCTGAAGCGGATCGAGCGGACGGGCTACGGGCCCTTCCTCTTCCACGACTGGCGCTACCGCCCCGACGGCTCGCCCGACCCGGAGTTCGTCCTCAACCGGCCGGGCTACCGGGAGGCGACCATCCTGCTGGCGCGGGAGAACTTCGGCTGCGGCTCCAGCCGCGAGCACGCGCCCTGGGCGCTCCAGCAGTACGGCTTCCGGGCCATCGTGGCGCCCAGCTTCGCCGACATCTTCGAGGCCAACTGCCTCCAGAACGGCCTCCTTCCGGTCCGGCTGGAGCCGGAGGCGGTGGAGGAGCTCTTCCGGCGCGCGGCCGAGCCCGGCTACCGGCTGACGGTCGACCTGGAGCGGGAGCAGGTCCGCGACGGGGCGGGCTTCCTCGCCGCCTTCCGCATCGACCCGGAGCGGCGCCGCCGCCTGCTGGAGGGGCTGGACGACATCGGCGTGACGCTGGCCCACGAGGCGGCCATCGCCGCCTTCGAGGCGCGGCGCCCCGCCTGGAGCGAGATCGACTGGCCGGCCGGCGAGGGCTGA